A region from the Ignavibacteriota bacterium genome encodes:
- a CDS encoding fused MFS/spermidine synthase: protein MKNFFLYWLVSVVGAVVLALEILGTRVLGPFYGVSIFLWSALISVTLAALSLGYMLGGKMADKNASLSRLSLLLLISGVWILLIPWIRHPFLTLAEPLGLRTAVLVAAFILFFPPLMLLGMVNPFAIKLKATSLETIGKTAGNLNAISTLASVVSALLTGYVLIPNVGVTALLLILGFLLLITAIVGSRIEKKSKLTRVSAIMLILFAGLIFRNNPEVLPNPSEGLLAIEESSYGELRVLDIEEQRHLLIDGGIHSRADTSTWRSSVHYCAVMELPKYFFDEPGTALVIGLGGGSLVKQYDYHSWQVDAVEIDPVVISMAEKYFGLSRSEANLFEMDGRQFLQSTQKKYDVIMLDAFGSSSIPFHLCTNEAYQLLSSRLVPNGILAVNIETKGWDDPIISTFTATLKSVFQNVLVLPIEEPPSSFGNVVLLASQQRLEPKRVPEDNVTYDPAWRYGPGYQKVHAWDNRFIPKFEHATILTDDKNPVDVRAEEINYAARKELHEYFAHYKVKMSW, encoded by the coding sequence ATGAAAAACTTTTTTCTCTATTGGCTCGTCTCCGTTGTCGGAGCAGTTGTACTTGCGCTGGAAATTCTCGGGACGCGGGTACTGGGTCCGTTTTATGGCGTCAGTATTTTTCTCTGGTCGGCTCTTATTTCCGTTACGCTTGCGGCGTTAAGTCTTGGCTACATGCTCGGCGGGAAAATGGCAGACAAGAATGCAAGCCTGAGTCGTCTCAGTTTGTTGTTGCTCATTTCCGGAGTCTGGATTCTCCTCATCCCGTGGATTCGTCATCCGTTTCTCACACTTGCTGAACCGTTAGGACTACGGACAGCAGTTCTTGTCGCCGCGTTCATTTTATTTTTTCCTCCGCTCATGCTTCTCGGAATGGTGAATCCGTTTGCCATCAAGCTAAAAGCGACCTCGCTTGAGACAATAGGGAAAACTGCCGGCAATCTCAACGCAATTTCAACTCTTGCAAGCGTTGTTTCTGCATTGCTTACCGGATATGTTTTGATTCCGAACGTCGGGGTCACAGCGCTTCTTCTGATTCTCGGTTTTCTCCTTCTCATCACTGCAATAGTCGGTTCGAGAATCGAAAAGAAATCGAAACTAACGCGAGTCTCTGCCATCATGCTCATTCTTTTTGCGGGATTGATTTTCCGAAACAATCCCGAAGTGTTGCCGAATCCCTCTGAAGGACTTCTTGCAATTGAAGAGAGTTCTTATGGAGAACTCCGCGTACTTGATATTGAAGAGCAACGCCATCTCCTTATTGACGGGGGAATTCACAGCCGTGCCGATACTTCAACATGGCGCTCAAGCGTCCATTATTGCGCGGTGATGGAACTGCCGAAATATTTTTTTGATGAACCGGGAACAGCATTGGTGATTGGACTTGGCGGCGGCTCGCTCGTCAAGCAATACGACTATCATTCATGGCAGGTTGATGCTGTGGAAATTGACCCGGTCGTCATTTCAATGGCGGAAAAGTATTTCGGATTGAGCCGTTCGGAAGCAAATCTTTTCGAAATGGATGGGAGACAGTTTCTTCAATCAACACAAAAGAAATACGACGTAATTATGCTCGATGCGTTCGGAAGCAGTTCCATTCCTTTTCATCTTTGTACGAATGAAGCCTATCAACTACTTTCATCCCGTCTGGTGCCAAACGGTATCCTTGCTGTAAACATCGAAACAAAAGGATGGGACGACCCGATTATCAGCACTTTTACCGCAACGCTGAAATCAGTTTTTCAGAACGTTCTTGTTTTGCCGATAGAAGAACCTCCTTCATCTTTCGGTAATGTCGTTCTTCTTGCATCACAGCAACGATTAGAACCGAAACGCGTTCCGGAAGATAATGTCACCTACGACCCCGCTTGGCGATACGGTCCCGGATATCAAAAAGTACACGCTTGGGATAATCGTTTCATCCCAAAATTTGAACATGCTACTATTCTGACAGATGATAAAAATCCGGTTGATGTGAGAGCGGAAGAAATTAATTATGCAGCGAGAAAAGAATTACACGAGTACTTTGCACATTACAAAGTAAAGATGAGTTGGTAA
- the cydB gene encoding cytochrome d ubiquinol oxidase subunit II — protein METLWFTIVTFMLTMYVILDGFDLGAGIIHLLITKSPREREMIIKAIGPVWDGNEVWLLAAGGSLYLAFPLLYASSFSGFYLPLMIVLWLIMLRALGIEFRHQLHHPMWIRFWDTMFAGSSILLAIFFGAALGNVVRGVPLNADGYFFEPLWTTFTVVPDAGILDWFTVLMGLVALFTLTVHGANYIVVKTEGELQTRARAISGKAWWGMLLTSTLVFSATWYIHPEIWDNYFEHFWGYMFPVLGVCGLFGTFYFNKREADMSAFLSSTMFIGGMLASTAFGLYPKVLPASTDPNLSLTIYNSSAQEYGLSVGFVWWLVGIVLASGYFIYVYRAFRGKVNLQEDVY, from the coding sequence ATGGAAACTCTTTGGTTCACTATCGTCACCTTCATGCTCACCATGTACGTCATCCTCGATGGCTTTGACCTTGGCGCTGGCATCATTCATTTACTCATCACAAAATCTCCTCGGGAACGGGAAATGATTATCAAAGCAATCGGTCCTGTGTGGGACGGAAATGAAGTCTGGTTGCTTGCGGCGGGCGGTTCGCTCTATCTTGCATTTCCACTTTTGTATGCTTCAAGTTTCAGCGGCTTCTATCTTCCGCTGATGATTGTTCTCTGGCTGATTATGTTGCGCGCTCTCGGTATCGAGTTCCGTCATCAACTTCATCACCCGATGTGGATTCGGTTTTGGGATACCATGTTTGCGGGGTCGAGTATTTTACTTGCTATCTTTTTCGGTGCGGCGCTCGGTAATGTTGTACGAGGGGTTCCGCTCAATGCCGATGGCTATTTCTTCGAGCCGCTCTGGACAACGTTCACTGTCGTTCCCGATGCCGGCATTCTTGATTGGTTCACTGTTCTCATGGGACTCGTTGCGCTCTTCACTCTTACCGTTCATGGCGCGAATTACATCGTTGTGAAAACAGAAGGCGAACTCCAAACCCGTGCACGGGCAATCTCCGGCAAAGCATGGTGGGGAATGTTGCTGACTTCCACTCTCGTTTTCTCAGCAACATGGTACATCCATCCTGAAATTTGGGATAATTACTTTGAACATTTCTGGGGATACATGTTCCCGGTTCTCGGTGTATGCGGATTGTTCGGGACATTCTACTTTAATAAACGAGAAGCAGACATGAGCGCGTTTCTCAGTTCAACGATGTTCATCGGAGGAATGTTGGCAAGCACTGCGTTTGGCTTGTACCCGAAAGTTCTTCCCGCCTCCACCGACCCGAATCTTAGTCTGACAATTTATAATTCATCCGCACAGGAATACGGATTAAGTGTCGGTTTCGTTTGGTGGCTCGTGGGAATTGTTCTTGCAAGCGGATATTTTATTTATGTGTATCGTGCATTTCGGGGGAAGGTGAATCTTCAGGAAGATGTTTACTGA